Part of the Geodermatophilus obscurus DSM 43160 genome is shown below.
GCCCAGCCTCCTGCTCAGCTCCTCAGCGCCCGACAGCACCCGCCGGGCCAGCCTCGGGAAGTCCTCCGAGTCGATGCGGAAGGACGGCCCCGAGACGCTGAGGGCCGCGAACACGTCCCCATCCGCACCCCGGACGGGCGCGGCGAGGGCATTGAGCCCCACCTCGTACTCCTCGGCGGTGGCGGCCCAGCCCTGGTCGACGATCAGGTCGAGGTGCTGTCGCAGCACCTCGGGATCGCTGATCGTCGCGGGGGTGTAGCGCGGCAGCTCCCGGGACAGCACGTCCTTGCGGACCGCATCGGAGGCGTAGGCCAGCAGCACCTTGCCGCTGGAGGTGGCGTGCAGCGGGGTGCCCTGCCCCACCCAGTTGTGCGTGCTCAGCGCCGCCGGCCCGCGGGCCTGGCTGACGTTCACCGCACGGTCGCCGTCCAGGATGGCGATGTTGACCGTCTCCTGGAGGTCGGCGGCCAGCGCCTCGCAGATCGGCCGCCCCTCCCGGGCGATGTCCAACTGCGCCGCGGCCGCGCCGGCCAAGCGCACGACACCGAAGCCCAGCCGGTACTTGCCCCGATCGGCCAGCTGCTCGACGAAGCCCCGGCTCTCCAGCGCCGCCACCAACCGGAAGGCCGTGGACTTGTGCACCCCCAGCTCGGCGGCCACCTCCGTGACGCCGGCCTCGCCGCACGCCGCCAGGATCTCCAGCACGCTCAGCGCACGGTCGACCGACTGGACCGCTACGACCGAGCCCCGCGCTGCGCTCTCACCCTGCGGACCACTCATGACCACAGCGTAGGTCGCCGACCGCGGGGACGACTCCGTGCGGTCGACGCCACCGGACTGCGGCAACGGCAGATCCGCCTGACCCACGACGTGGCAGGCCCCCACCACCTTGATGCCGAACTCGCCGAAGAGCACCACTCGACCCGGGCGCAGCGACCGGCGGGCACCGGACCTGATCGGTTGCGACTTCGCCGCCGAGACGCTGAACTGCACGTGGCACGGCGACGGCACCGAGCGGCCGGCAGCGCCCACACCGGCATCACTGCGGCATGATCACGCCTGCTTGACGCGCGCTCGTGGCGATGGCCGACGGGAAGAGCCGCCGATCGCCACCTCCCGGCCAAGCGTGCTCACGGCGACGGCCATGGCGCTCAGCGGAACACCACCGTACTGCGCTCGTTGAGCAGCACCCGGCGCTCGGAGTGCCATCGCACGGCCCGCGCCAGTGCGAGGGCCTCGGCGTCGCGCCCGACAGTCGTCAGGGCTCGGGGATCGTAGGTGTGATCGATTCGGATGACTTCCTGTTCGATGATCGGACCTTCGTCCAGAGTGGGAGTCACGTAGTGAGCAGTGGCCCCGACGAGCTTGACGCCCCGGTCGAAGGCCTGGTGGTAGGGCTTGGCCCCCTTGAATCCGGGCAGGAACGAATGGTGGATGTTGATGGCACGCCCGAGCAGTTTGAGGCACAGATTGTCGGAGAGCACCTGCATGTAACGAGCGAGGACCACGACCTCGGCCCGATGCTGGTCGACTATCTCGAGCATCCGCTGCTCGGCCTGCGGCTTGGACTCGGGAGTGACCGGCACGTGGTAGAACGGCAGGCCTGCCGCCTCCGCCATCGGACGCAGGTCCTCGTGGTTGGACACCACGGCGACGAGTTCGGCGTTGAGACTGCCCGCCCGCCACCGGAAGATCAGGTCGTTGAGGCAGTGACCCATCCGGGAGACCATCACCAGCACTCGCTGGGGGCGGTCGTCCGACAAGGTGAAGCTCATCCCGAATTCCTCGGCCACCTCCTTGAAAGCCGAGGCCAAGTGCTCAGCATCGGCCTCGCCAGTTACTTTCACGACTTCAGTGCGAAGGAACAGGGCCCCCCGGAGCGGATCGTCGAACTGCTGGTGTTCCACGATGTCGCAGCCATGGCCGAAGAGGAACGAGGTGACGGCATGGACGATGCCCGGGCGTTGCGGGCAGCTCAGTGTCAGGATGAACCTTCGCGGCATTGCCATCTCCCTCAGCACTCGATCACGTTGACAGCGAGACCACCGCGCGCGGTCTCCTTGTACTTGTCCTTCATGTCCGCACCGGTGTCGCGCATGGTCTTGATCGCCTTGTCGAGAGAGACGAACTGTTCGCCGTCACCACGCACAGCCATCCGGGCGGCGGTGATCGCCTTGATCGATCCCACGGCATTTCGCTCGATACAGGGGATCTGCACGAGGCCGCCGATGGGGTCGCAGGTGAGCCCGAGATTGTGCTCGATACCGATCTCCGCCGCGTTCTCCACCTGGTCCGGCGTACCGCCCAGGACCTCGGCGAGGCCGGCCGCCGCCATCGAGCACGCCGACCCGACCTCTCCCTGGCAGCCCACCTCTGCCCCGGAGATCGAGGCGTTCTCCTTGAACAGGATCCCGACCGCCGCGGCGGTGAGCAGGAACCGGACGACACCGTCCTCGGAAAAGGACTCGACGAAGTCTCGGTAGTAGTGCAGGACGGCCGGGACGATGCCAGCGGCACCGTTGGTCGGTGCGGTGACCACGCGCCCGCCCGCCGCGTTCTCCTCGTTGACCGCCAGCGCGTAGAGCGTCACCCACTCCATCGCCCGGAGTGGGTCGTTGCTGTCGTCGGTGGACTCGAGGGTCTGACGCAGGAGCCCTGCGCGCCGCCGCACGTTGAGCCCTCCCGGCAGGGTTCCCGTCGCCTGGATGCCTCGGTTCACGCACTCCTGCATCACCGACCAGATGTGCAGCAGCCCGGACCGCACTTCCTCCTCGCTGCGCCGGGTCAACTCGTTGGCGAGCATCAGCTCACTGATGCTAGATCCTGTGTCGCGGGCGCGCTGCAACAATTCGTCGCCCGTGCTGAAAGGATGGGGGACAGGCCTTTGCTTGTCGTCCGCCACGATGTCGGAGCCCTCGATCTCATCCTCGTCCAGGACGAACCCGCCACCAACGGAGTAGTACTCCCGAGTCGTCAGCACGTGCCCGTCGGCGTCCCGAGCCGTGAAGCGCATGCCATTCGTGTGGAAGGGGAGCCGCTTGCGGCGATGCAACACGAGGTGATCGTCCGTCGAGAACGCGATCGGGCGCATCCCACCGAGACGCAACTCCTTCTCGGCGTGTACGGCTTCTACGCGAAGTTGGGCAGCCGCCGGATCCACCAAGTCGGGCTGTTCACCCTCGAGGCCGAGTATGACCGCCTTCACCGTTCCATGGCCATGTCCGGTCACGCCGAGGGAGCCGAACATCTCGGCTCGCAGGCCGGCGGTGCGGGCGAGCAGCCCCTCGGACGCCAGTCGGGCAACAAACGTGTTCGCGGCGCGCATAGGGCCCACGGTGTGAGAACTCGAAGGTCCGATGCCCACCTTGTAGAGGTCAAAAACGCTGATCATGCCCATACTCCCGCCGGTCACACGCCATGAAGGCGCTGGCCGTTCGTTGAGATACTCCGTCGTGCGCCCGGACGACAATCGCCCGGCGCTTGTTCGCGATCAGTGCAACAGCGACCGAGCCGATGACTCGCCGCTGGACTGGACGACCGGTCAAAGCTGCGAGCACACCCATCTGGCAGATCTCGACCATGGTGCGAGCACTGCGAACTCCCGCAGCTCGACGGGAAGTGTGAGGTCGTGCGGAGCGCCATGACCGCGGGCCCGGCGACGTCGTCCTCGGCGAGATCGAGCGCCTCACCGCGCAGCTGGTCCGCAGTGCCCCGAACTTCGTGTACCCGCTCCGCGTGCTCGGCGTACGTCGGACCATCGGTGTACCGCGCCACGATGGCGACGAGAGCCGCGGGCACCGTGTTGTCGCGTCCGGGTTGCTTGGCCGCCGAGCGCCGCCGCGGCACCCGGTCCCGGCGGCGGGCGCTGGGCTGCTATCGGCAAGGCTGCGCTGGCCTGTCGACGGCACGGGGTCTGGAGCGGCGGACAACGGCCAACTGACGGGCGCGCTTCCAGCGCCGCGAGTTCGGCGGGCTGTCGGGCGCATCGCGCTCGAGGCGGGCATGCACGGTCGGCCGATGCTGGGTGGTGGCGGCGACGCTGAACCCGCCGCCGGACATCGACTGCGCATATTGGCAGGCTCTCGCCCATCAACGCGCGTAGCTGCCGGTCCGTGTCAACGGAGGCGGTGGATGTGCGGCTTCTCGTCCATACAGCACCATCCGGTGGAGCACCTGAATGGCTCGCACCATGGCGCCACTCCCCACCCTGGCCAAGTGAGCGGGTCGACCGGGCGTGGCAGCCCAGTCGACCCGCGAGCGCACCGGCTGGCCCGCTACGCGTGGCCGAACTCGGCGCCAGCGTCGAGCTCGAGTCCGGTACCGTGGCCCGCTCCAGCGCCCAGCTGCGCGTCCATGCTGTGCTCAGAATCGAGCTGCAGCTTGACCCACTCGTGGAACAGGGCGATGTGGTGCTCACTGGGCACCAGCACCCCACCCTTGGCGTACCCCTTCGAGTTGGACGCGAGCTGGCACCTCACAGCGGCATCGAAGTCCTGCTCGTTGACCCGGTGGAACAGCTCGACCGAGCGACTCACGTCTTTGCCCGACTCGACCACATGAGGCATGTAGAGCCAGTCGCACTCGACGACCGTGCGGTCCGCCGCGACCGGGAACATCCGGTGGAAGATCACGTGGTCTGGCACCAGATTGATGAACACCTGAGGGTTGACCGTGACCGCGTAGTACTTGCGGTCGTGCTCCCCGTCCACGCCAGGGATGTGGTCGAGCCCCTCGCTGCCGTCCACGGTGAAGCCCTGCACGTTCTCACCGAACTCGGCGCCGTGGCCGACGAAGTACTGGGCGGCGTAACCGTCGGCGAACTCGGGCAGCACCTCGGTCAGCTCGGGGTGGATCGTGGCGCAGTGGTAGCACTCCATGAAGTTCTCGATGATCAGCTTCCAGTTGGCCTTCACGTCGTAGGTGATGCGCCGGCCGACCGTGAGCTTGTCGATTCCCCAGTCGTCGATGACCTCGGGGGAGCCCAGCCGCCCAGCCACTGCACCGATGACCGTGTCCTCGAAGGAGGGCGGCACGTCGGCGATGCACACCCAGGCGTATCCGAGCCACTCCCGTAGATGCACAGGGATCAGTCCGTACTGCGAGCGGTCGACATCCTCCATCTGGGCGAGGTTCGGTGCGCCGACAAGCGCACCGTCGAGGGAGTAGGTCCACGCGTGGTACCCGCACCGCAGCCTGCGCAGGCCGGTCCCCGACTCCTCCATGCACACGCGGGCACCGCGGTGCCGGCAGACGTTCAGGAATGCGCGCAGAGTCTTGTCACGGCCACGGACGAGCACCACGTTCTCCCGACCCACATCCACGGTCCGGTACGAGCCGGGGCCTTCGATCTCGTCCGCGCGTGCAACGGCGAACCAATGCGTCTCGAAGATCTTCGCCTGCTCCTGCTGGAAGATCTCCGGATCCGTGTAGGAGTGGCCGGGCAGCGTGGCGATGAGACTGGGCGGCAGTTGAGTTTGAAGGGACACGAGACACCTTCCGATCGCAGGCGGTGGGGCGGAGCGAGCTGCCTTTTCGGGTGTCGGCGCTCACGATACGCCGGGGCTGTGGGTGTGGCGTGACGCACTCTAACCAGGTTGTGCCATCTGAAGCAACAAGTCGCGCTATGTGGAACAGCCTGCCGGTAGGCAGACGCCGCGGCAGTAGGCCTCGTGCTCCGGCCGCCCCCGAGGTGTCGGTGCATGTCGTCGCCGGTGCTCCCGCCGCCGCGCCTGAGCAGTGACGAGCCGTGGGCGCTGGTCGGGCAGCTGATTCCGCTGCAGCCGCCGGCGGTGCACGGCCGCACCGGCCGGCCCGGCACCACCGACCGGGACGTGCTCGAGGGCATCACCTTCGTGCTGATCCTGTCACCGGCACCGCCGTGCTCCCGGTCGCCGAGGAGACCGTGCGGTTCGTGTCGGCGCTGCTGGCCGCCGAGCGGCGCCGACGCCGCGCCCGGCCCGCGCGCCGAGCGGCCGAGCGGCAGGCTGCTACCGGCAGGCGGTGTCGGTTCTGCGCTGGTTCCTCCACGGCGCCCGGCTGGCCCAGTTGGCCGCCGACGACGACATCGGCGCCTCGACCGCCACCGCTGGTGCCGTGACCACGAACGTTCACCGGGTTGCTGGGTGGACGCGGTGTGATCAGGCCGCGGCTGGTTGCCTGGGCCGGCCCCAGCGGCGGTGGCGCTCGCGGCGGACCCTGGCTCGTTCGCGGCGTTGCGCGGCGAGGAGCTCGGGGTCGCGGGCGTGGTCGTTGCGCCAGCGCAGGTGGGCGTGCAGCGCGCGGGTCAGCTCCACGTGGTTGGTGTACTCGGAGTTGGCCAGCACGAAGGACCGCAGCGGTCCGAAGTGCACCTCGATCGGGTTGGCCCAGGAGGCGTAGGTCGGGGTGGGGCACAGTTCGACGTTGTGGCGCTCGGCCCAGCGGCGGATCCGGGCGCCCTTGTGCGCGGACAGATTGTCCAAGATCACGTAGATGGGGTGCCGTCCGGGCGGGCGGCGCGGATCGAGCGCAGCGCCGCCAGGGTGTTGGCCGCACTCCTGCGGTGCCGGGCCACGCCCCACAGCCGGTCCTCGCCGACGGAGAAGCAGCCGTGGAACTGCCGCACGCCGGCGGTCTTGTGGTAGTTGGCCGCCACCCGCTGCGGTCTGCCCTTGGGCGCCCAGCAGGCGCCGGGGGTCGGCACGCAGGCCAGCGGGCCGAACTCGTCGAAGGCGAACGTCCGATCCGGATGGTCGTTGATCACCTGCTCGATGCCGGCCAGCTTGGCGTCTCGGTCGGGATCGGTGGACTCCTTCCAGGTCTTGGTCTGCTGAAAGGAGATCTCGTGGTCGAGCAGGAGCCGACGGGCCCGTTCCGGGCCGATGTGCACCACCCGGTGCGGGTTGTCGGCCAGATAGCCGATGAGCTTGCGTACGCTCCAGTGGGTGAACGGGCAGCCGAGCTTGCGCGGGCGGGTCCGGGCCGTCTCGACGAGGAAGGCCTCGTCCTCAGCGCTGATCTGGCGGGGACGGCCACCCGCCCAGTGAGGGTCCAGCGCCCGCATCCCGAGTTCGTTTAACCGGTGGATCACCTCCCGCACGGTGTCCTCGTCCGCGGTGACCAGCCGGGCGATCACCGGCACGCTGTTGCCGCCGGCCGAGGCCAGCACAACCATCGCCCGGCGGTAGCGGATCACACTCGTTGTCGTCTTCGGCTCGCCACGGCGGACCAGCCGCTGCAGCCGCTGGCCCTCCTCATCGGAGAGTCGCCTGACCCTCACGCGCTCGGCCATGCCCCACCAGGATGGGCTTCACCGGGAACGTTCGTGGTCACCGCTAGCTGCACGAAGGCATCGACGTCCTCGCCGACCGCGCACCCGCGCTACGCGGCGTGCTACTGGCGGCCCGCGCCGCCGGCCACTCGCGCGTCACCGTGGACGGCACGCTGATCCGGACCGGCCGCTGCCACGTTCCCGGCCCGACCGCTTAGAAGACGTTTCAATAGTTCGTCGTTAGGCGGCGGGCACAGATCAGGGTGACGGCCAGTCGGGCCAGCGCGGTGATCGTTGTGGCGGTGCGGTCGTAGCGCAGCGCGAGGCGTTTGTAGGACAGCAGCCAGCCGAGAGTGCGCTCCACGACCCAGCGGTGCCGGCCCAGTCGGGCGCTGGAGTCCCGGCCGATGCGGGCGATCCGGGCGGTGATCCTGCGGCGGCGTAGGTAGCGGCGCACCCGCGGAACGTCGTAGCCCTTGTCGCCGTGCAGCTTGACCGGCCGCCGGCGCGGGTGACCGCGGCCGCCACGGCGGATCGCCGGCATCGAGTCCAGGATCGGCTCGACCAGCATGCTGTCGTGTCGGTTCGCCCCGAGACGAGCACGTTGAGCGGCAGCCCGCCGGCGTCGACGAGCAGGTGATACTTGCTGCCGGCCTTGCCGCGGTCGGTGGGGTTCGGCCCGGTCAGCTCACCCCCCTTTTCGCCCGGACGCTGACCGAGTCCAGGCTGGCCCGGGACCAGTCCAGCTGCCCTTGTTCGCCGAGCCGGTCCAGCACCGCCTGGTGCAGCTGGTCGAAGAGCCCGGCCTCGGCCCACTCGCGCATCCGCCGCCAGCACGTCACACCCGAGCCGTAGCCCAGCTCGGTGGGCAGCTTGGTCCAGCCGATGCCGGTGGACAGCACGAAGGCGATGCCTTCGAGCACGTCCCGATCACCGGTGCGGGGCCGCCCGGTGCGGCCATGCACCGCCGGCGGCGGAGGCGGGATCAGCGGCTCGACCAGCGCCCACAGCTCGTCACTGATCAGCCGCGGTGGCGGGGAAGACACCGACGACGACATGCCCGGCAGCCTGCGTCGACTCGTCGCCGGCGACCAGAGCCCGACGACCTACTTTCGAAACGTCTTCTTAGAGCGACCGATCCGGCCGCCAGGTCGGCCTGTGATGGTCAGGCGAGCACGCCGCCCCCGGCGGCAACGTCCAGGTCATCGGCACGCCCGACGGCTGGCCGATCTGGACCTCGCCCGCCCGGCTCGGGCGCGACACCACCGCCCTGCACACCCATCCCGAGGCGGGCCGGCCCTGGCCGCTTGGACCGACACCGAGCACGCTGTCCTGGCCGATCTCGGCTACGAGCGCGCGGCGCTGACCACGCCGATCAAAAAGACCGTGGCCGAGATCGCCCGGCTGGGACGCACGCTGAAGCAGCGGCACGAGGTGTTCGCGGCCTCCTTCGACACCGGCCGCTCCAGCAATGGCGGCACCGAAGCAATCAACGGCCTCATCGAGCTCCACCGCCGCATCGCCCGCGGCTTCCGCAACCGCGACGACACCACCTGCGCATGCTGCTGATCGCCGGTGGCTTGACCGGCCCCCACCTCAAGTAGGAAGAGCCGGTTATCCCGACCCTCGATCGGTGGACACACTCGCGCGCTCGCGACGATCGCGGCCCCGCTCAGAGGTCGAGAACGAGGCGCGGACCGCACGAGCGGGACACACAGATCATCATGTAGTCGCCCGCCTGCCGTTCCTCCTCGTCGAGCACGGAGTCGCGGTGGTCGGGTGTGCCCTCGAGCACGGGAGTTTCGCACGTGCCGCAGGTGCCTTCCCTGCAGGAAGACAGCGCCCCCACCCCGGCCTCCTTGACCATGTCAAGAATGGAACGGTCGGCGGGGATCGTGAGGGTGATCTCGCTCTGGGCGAGGTGGACCTCGAATGCCTCGTTGCGCACCGGCTCGGTCAGCGGCTTGGCATTGAAACGCTCCACATGCAGTGAACGGGGTGGCCACGTGGCACACCGCTCCTCGACGGCGGCCAACAGCGGCTCCGGGCCGCAGCAATACACCAGCGTGTCGGGGTGGGGCGTACCGAGCAGGCCGTCCAGGTCCAACAGCCCGGTTTCGTCCTGCGGGCAGACCGAGACGCGGTCGCCGTAGTGGGCTAGCTCGTCGAGGAAGGCCATCGACGCGCGCTGTCGACCGCCGTACACCAGCCGCCAGTCGGCGCCGTCCTTTTCCGCGGCGGCGATCATCGTGAGGATCGGGGTGATTCCGATCCCGCCGGCGATGAACAGGTAACGGGGCGATTCCACGAGCGGGAAGTTGTTGCGCGGGCCGCGGACCCGGATCGTGTCGCCCGGCCGGAGCTGGTCGTGCACGTAGAGGGAGCTGCCGCGGCCGTTCGGGTCGCGCAGGATGCCCAGCCGCCAGACGTGGTGGTCCGCGGGATCCCCGCACAGCGAGTACTGCCGGGTCGGCGCCTGCCCGAGGATGAGGTCGACGTGCGCGCCCGGCGTCCACGGCGGCAGCGGGTGGTCGCTCACTTCGCGCAGGGTCAGGGCGACCACTCCGTCGGCCGCCTCCTGCTTGGCCTCCACGCGCACGTCGGCCTCGAACTCGCTGGCGACCAGGGTGACGCTCGTTGTCTTGTGCGTGACAGATTCGACGTGTGGATTCATGAGGGATCCTTGAGGGTTGCGATGGACGCAGGTGCAGACGAAACGAACACCGGCCTGTGTGGTCTCCGGCCGGTTCCACCGGGTGCCTGTGCGGTCCGCCCGGTCAGCTGCCCGAGCACCGACTTCCGGGACAGCCCGACCATGACCGGGACCCCCAGGCTGTGCAGCCCGTCGAGCGAGGCCAGCAGGGCGACGTTGTGGGCCGGCGTCTTGCCGAACCCGAACCCCGGGTCCACCACCAGGTGCTCCTGCCGGATGCCGGCGTCGAGGCAGGCACGCATCCGCTCGGCGAGGAAGGTGCGCACCTCCACGACGACGTCCCGGTAGCGCGGGTCCTGCTGCATGGTCTCCGGCGAGCGCTGCATGTGCATCAGGCACACCGGCACGCCCAGCTCCGCGGCAACCTCCAGGGCACCCGGCGACCGCAGCGCCCGGACGTCGTTGACCATGCTCGCCCCGGCCGCGACGGCGGCCCGCATGACCTCGGGCCGCGAGGTGTCCACGGACAACGGCACGGGGGTCCGCTGCGCGAGGGCTTCGACCACCGGGACGACACGGGCCAGTTCCTCGGCGAGGGTCGGCGGGCGCGAGCCGGGCCGGGTCGACTCCCCGCCGACGTCGATGAGGTCGGCCCCCTCGGCAGCCAGGGTGCACCCGTGCGCCACGGCCCGGTCCAGGCTGTCGAACCGCCCGCCGTCGGAGAAGGAGTCCGGCGTGACGTTGAGGATGCCGCCGACCACGGGCCGCCTCGCCGCGAGCGCCCGTGCGAGGGGGTGCGTCGAGATGTCG
Proteins encoded:
- a CDS encoding IclR family transcriptional regulator, coding for MSGPQGESAARGSVVAVQSVDRALSVLEILAACGEAGVTEVAAELGVHKSTAFRLVAALESRGFVEQLADRGKYRLGFGVVRLAGAAAAQLDIAREGRPICEALAADLQETVNIAILDGDRAVNVSQARGPAALSTHNWVGQGTPLHATSSGKVLLAYASDAVRKDVLSRELPRYTPATISDPEVLRQHLDLIVDQGWAATAEEYEVGLNALAAPVRGADGDVFAALSVSGPSFRIDSEDFPRLARRVLSGAEELSRRLGFFGQTR
- the purU gene encoding formyltetrahydrofolate deformylase, coding for MPRRFILTLSCPQRPGIVHAVTSFLFGHGCDIVEHQQFDDPLRGALFLRTEVVKVTGEADAEHLASAFKEVAEEFGMSFTLSDDRPQRVLVMVSRMGHCLNDLIFRWRAGSLNAELVAVVSNHEDLRPMAEAAGLPFYHVPVTPESKPQAEQRMLEIVDQHRAEVVVLARYMQVLSDNLCLKLLGRAINIHHSFLPGFKGAKPYHQAFDRGVKLVGATAHYVTPTLDEGPIIEQEVIRIDHTYDPRALTTVGRDAEALALARAVRWHSERRVLLNERSTVVFR
- a CDS encoding L-serine ammonia-lyase, with the protein product MISVFDLYKVGIGPSSSHTVGPMRAANTFVARLASEGLLARTAGLRAEMFGSLGVTGHGHGTVKAVILGLEGEQPDLVDPAAAQLRVEAVHAEKELRLGGMRPIAFSTDDHLVLHRRKRLPFHTNGMRFTARDADGHVLTTREYYSVGGGFVLDEDEIEGSDIVADDKQRPVPHPFSTGDELLQRARDTGSSISELMLANELTRRSEEEVRSGLLHIWSVMQECVNRGIQATGTLPGGLNVRRRAGLLRQTLESTDDSNDPLRAMEWVTLYALAVNEENAAGGRVVTAPTNGAAGIVPAVLHYYRDFVESFSEDGVVRFLLTAAAVGILFKENASISGAEVGCQGEVGSACSMAAAGLAEVLGGTPDQVENAAEIGIEHNLGLTCDPIGGLVQIPCIERNAVGSIKAITAARMAVRGDGEQFVSLDKAIKTMRDTGADMKDKYKETARGGLAVNVIEC
- a CDS encoding aromatic ring-hydroxylating oxygenase subunit alpha, whose amino-acid sequence is MSLQTQLPPSLIATLPGHSYTDPEIFQQEQAKIFETHWFAVARADEIEGPGSYRTVDVGRENVVLVRGRDKTLRAFLNVCRHRGARVCMEESGTGLRRLRCGYHAWTYSLDGALVGAPNLAQMEDVDRSQYGLIPVHLREWLGYAWVCIADVPPSFEDTVIGAVAGRLGSPEVIDDWGIDKLTVGRRITYDVKANWKLIIENFMECYHCATIHPELTEVLPEFADGYAAQYFVGHGAEFGENVQGFTVDGSEGLDHIPGVDGEHDRKYYAVTVNPQVFINLVPDHVIFHRMFPVAADRTVVECDWLYMPHVVESGKDVSRSVELFHRVNEQDFDAAVRCQLASNSKGYAKGGVLVPSEHHIALFHEWVKLQLDSEHSMDAQLGAGAGHGTGLELDAGAEFGHA
- a CDS encoding transposase yields the protein MILDNLSAHKGARIRRWAERHNVELCPTPTYASWANPIEVHFGPLRSFVLANSEYTNHVELTRALHAHLRWRNDHARDPELLAAQRRERARVRRERHRRWGRPRQPAAA
- a CDS encoding helix-turn-helix domain-containing protein, with the translated sequence MAERVRVRRLSDEEGQRLQRLVRRGEPKTTTSVIRYRRAMVVLASAGGNSVPVIARLVTADEDTVREVIHRLNELGMRALDPHWAGGRPRQISAEDEAFLVETARTRPRKLGCPFTHWSVRKLIGYLADNPHRVVHIGPERARRLLLDHEISFQQTKTWKESTDPDRDAKLAGIEQVINDHPDRTFAFDEFGPLACVPTPGACWAPKGRPQRVAANYHKTAGVRQFHGCFSVGEDRLWGVARHRRSAANTLAALRSIRAARPDGTPST
- a CDS encoding transposase, whose amino-acid sequence is MAEIARLGRTLKQRHEVFAASFDTGRSSNGGTEAINGLIELHRRIARGFRNRDDTTCACC
- a CDS encoding PDR/VanB family oxidoreductase — encoded protein: MNPHVESVTHKTTSVTLVASEFEADVRVEAKQEAADGVVALTLREVSDHPLPPWTPGAHVDLILGQAPTRQYSLCGDPADHHVWRLGILRDPNGRGSSLYVHDQLRPGDTIRVRGPRNNFPLVESPRYLFIAGGIGITPILTMIAAAEKDGADWRLVYGGRQRASMAFLDELAHYGDRVSVCPQDETGLLDLDGLLGTPHPDTLVYCCGPEPLLAAVEERCATWPPRSLHVERFNAKPLTEPVRNEAFEVHLAQSEITLTIPADRSILDMVKEAGVGALSSCREGTCGTCETPVLEGTPDHRDSVLDEEERQAGDYMMICVSRSCGPRLVLDL
- the folP gene encoding dihydropteroate synthase, which gives rise to MTVLDLRNCPPAGTDISTHPLARALAARRPVVGGILNVTPDSFSDGGRFDSLDRAVAHGCTLAAEGADLIDVGGESTRPGSRPPTLAEELARVVPVVEALAQRTPVPLSVDTSRPEVMRAAVAAGASMVNDVRALRSPGALEVAAELGVPVCLMHMQRSPETMQQDPRYRDVVVEVRTFLAERMRACLDAGIRQEHLVVDPGFGFGKTPAHNVALLASLDGLHSLGVPVMVGLSRKSVLGQLTGRTAQAPGGTGRRPHRPVFVSSAPASIATLKDPS